One window of Ostrinia nubilalis chromosome W unlocalized genomic scaffold, ilOstNubi1.1 SUPER_W_unloc_1, whole genome shotgun sequence genomic DNA carries:
- the LOC135087290 gene encoding uncharacterized protein LOC135087290 isoform X2, whose protein sequence is MDRWLINTAAKKSNEEKIPLSSSERPGTSTCSYELQPGTSFQSISYVEDQKEQLDPQTSSVMEIENEKSVDNCTEDEEEGYNTENEKKQFKQIGSSKSMAKGRKKIFKKKFQHDWLKKPEFKAWLLNGNKDDNAICKVCNVVMKAGKSELKKHGDGKAHKKNMEAWLQSNINQPSITTFVTENTKLKNTEAAICSYIVENNLPISSIEPLIELIKSLPEKAITSQISLAKQKATNVIRNGLRPFFNNKLINELNNHLFSVYIDETTDVSVTKQLAILVSYCHNFITKVDVIDVVDCPDGTAVGLYTQMINTLKENNVPLQNWIGFCSDTTAVMMGQHNSVSQLIKLNYPQVFVSKCSCHMIHLVASKACTKLSNSLEDLCRNVYNHFGRSPKNSAAFKEFQSFHEVKPHKILRACQTRWLSLQACVRRILEQWEPLKSYWRILNYEDPTHANCHTLQTLENPLIKSQMHFVDYALGIFNDFNCMFQADYPKFSELKTQTEELIKTLALNFMNRNYVKQIPANQINPHQTEEHLELKHIYLGVDAICLLTEIEKKEESEIQKIFQSAKLFYIEAIVQIKKRFVFEDVHNDSSFLNPKNAIDLHPTSLYKIAKKYIPSHIAVDLTELDKEWRNQSLLSDMDCNDSIDTVSYWKKIFEKKNVDSRCKFVQLPILVNYFMSLPFSNAAVERLFSDLKNIKTDKRNRLDNETVASILCVKSGLKRTGTTSVQLMKNQLEIPHLKFVQSNASASESKKIRLSMNKI, encoded by the exons ATGGATCGGTGGCTAATAAATACTGCTGCTAAAAAATCG AATGAAGAAAAGATTCCTCTGAGCTCATCCGAAAGACCCGGCACTAGTACATGCTCTTATGAACTTCAACCCGGAACGAGTTTTCAGTCCATTAGTTATGTCGAGGATCAGAAAGAACAATTAGATCCTCAAACTTCGTCAGTAATGGAAATCGAAAATGAAAAATCG gtTGATAACTGTACTGAAGACGAAGAAGAGGGATAcaatactgaaaatgaaaaaaagcaGTTCAAGCAGATTGGTAGTTCAAAATCTATGGCAAAAGGTAGGAAAAAGATATTTAAGAAGAAGTTTCAGCATGATTGGCTTAAGAAACCTGAGTTCAAAGCATGGTTATTAAATGGGAATAAGGATGATAATGCAATTTGTAAGGTGTGCAATGTGGTTATGAAGGCGGGAAAATCAGAGCTTAAAAAGCATGGTGATGGAAAAgctcataaaaaaaatatggaggCGTGGCTACAGAGTAATATTAATCAACCTAGTATTACAACATTCGTTACAGAAAATACAAAGCTGAAAAATACCGAAGCTGCCATTTGTTCTTATATCGTCGAAAACAATCTTCCTATTTCATCAATTGAACCTTTAATTGAATTGATTAAATCTTTACCAGAGAAGGCAATCACATCGCAAATCTCTTTAGCGAAACAAAAAGCCACTAATGTCATTAGGAATGGATTGCGcccattttttaataataaacttattaatGAACTGAACAATCATTTGTTTTCCGTTTATATTGACGAAACAACTGATGTAAGCGTCACAAAGCAACTAGCGATACTAGTCAGCTACTGCCataattttataacaaaagTAGATGTGATCGACGTAGTAGATTGCCCTGACGGGACCGCTGTGGGTTTGTACACACAAATGATTAACAcgctaaaagaaaataatgtacctCTGCAAAACTGGATAGGCTTTTGTTCTGATACAACTGCAGTCATGATGGGACAGCATAACTCTGTGTCTCAACTAATCAAACTAAATTATCCTCAAGTATTCGTGTCAAAATGCTCTTGCCATATGATACATCTGGTGGCAAGTAAGGCATGCACTAAGTTAAGCAACTCTTTAGAAGATTTGTGCCGCAATGTATACAATCATTTTGGGAGGAGTCCTAAAAATTCTGCTGCTTTCAAAGAATTTCAAAGCTTCCATGAAGTCAAACCTCACAAGATTTTGAGAGCTTGTCAAACCAGGTGGTTGTCACTTCAAGCATGCGTGCGAAGAATTTTAGAACAGTGGGAGCCATTGAAGAGTTACTGGAGAATATTAAACTACGAAGATCCAACACATGCAAACTGTCACACTCTCCAAACCTTGGAGAACCCTTTGATAAAGAGCCAAATGCATTTTGTAGACTACGCTCTTGgaatttttaatgattttaattgCATGTTTCAAGCTGATTATCCTAAGTTCTCAGAATTGAAGACTCAAACTGAGGAGTTAATCAAAACATTGGCATTAAATTTCATGAACAGAAATTATGTTAAGCAAATCCCTGCTAACCAAATCAATCCTCATCAGACAGAAGAACATCTTGaattaaaacatatttatttaggtgtagATGCGATCTGTTTATTAACAGAGATCGAAAAGAAAGAAGAGAGTGAAATTCAGAAAATTTTTcagtcagcaaaattgttttataTTGAAGCGATCGTACAAATCAAGAAACGATTTGTATTTGAAGATGTGCACAATGATTCGTCTTTTTTAAACCCGAAAAATGCCATTGATTTGCACCCTACATCATTGTACAAAATCGCGAAAAAATACATTCCATCGCACATTGCTGTAGATTTAACAGAGCTGGACAAGGAATGGAGAAATCAAAGTCTCCTGTCCGATATGGATTGTAATGATTCCATAGATACGGTAAGCTAttggaaaaaaatttttgaaaaaaaaaatgttgacagCAGATGTAAATTCGTTCAACTGCCAATTTTAGTGAACTATTTCATGTCGTTGCCTTTTTCGAATGCTGCTGTTGAACGATTATTTAGTGatctaaaaaatatcaaaacagaTAAACGCAATAGGCTCGATAATGAAACGGTTGCATCAATCCTCTGTGTAAAATCTGGCTTGAAAAGAACGGGAACAACTTCTGTACAACTAATGAAAAATCAGTTAGAAATACCACACCTCAAGTTTGTACAGTCTAATGCAAGTGCAAGCGAATCTAAAAAAATTAGACTTAGcatgaataaaatataa
- the LOC135087290 gene encoding uncharacterized protein LOC135087290 isoform X1, producing MSKLIGRQRFVLPFTPQEPYSRIFDIKKHGGYRMKLHTKKTVFMRYISQFKKYHGPRIRLQNEEKIPLSSSERPGTSTCSYELQPGTSFQSISYVEDQKEQLDPQTSSVMEIENEKSVDNCTEDEEEGYNTENEKKQFKQIGSSKSMAKGRKKIFKKKFQHDWLKKPEFKAWLLNGNKDDNAICKVCNVVMKAGKSELKKHGDGKAHKKNMEAWLQSNINQPSITTFVTENTKLKNTEAAICSYIVENNLPISSIEPLIELIKSLPEKAITSQISLAKQKATNVIRNGLRPFFNNKLINELNNHLFSVYIDETTDVSVTKQLAILVSYCHNFITKVDVIDVVDCPDGTAVGLYTQMINTLKENNVPLQNWIGFCSDTTAVMMGQHNSVSQLIKLNYPQVFVSKCSCHMIHLVASKACTKLSNSLEDLCRNVYNHFGRSPKNSAAFKEFQSFHEVKPHKILRACQTRWLSLQACVRRILEQWEPLKSYWRILNYEDPTHANCHTLQTLENPLIKSQMHFVDYALGIFNDFNCMFQADYPKFSELKTQTEELIKTLALNFMNRNYVKQIPANQINPHQTEEHLELKHIYLGVDAICLLTEIEKKEESEIQKIFQSAKLFYIEAIVQIKKRFVFEDVHNDSSFLNPKNAIDLHPTSLYKIAKKYIPSHIAVDLTELDKEWRNQSLLSDMDCNDSIDTVSYWKKIFEKKNVDSRCKFVQLPILVNYFMSLPFSNAAVERLFSDLKNIKTDKRNRLDNETVASILCVKSGLKRTGTTSVQLMKNQLEIPHLKFVQSNASASESKKIRLSMNKI from the exons atgTCCAAGCTGATTGGTAGGCAAAGATTTGTACTACCATTCACCCCACAGGAGCCTTATTCTCGGATTTTCGATATTAAAAAACATGGCGGATATCgaatgaaactccatacaaaaaaaactgttttcatGCGATATATATCgcaatttaagaaatatcacgGGCCGAGAATTAGGCTCCAG AATGAAGAAAAGATTCCTCTGAGCTCATCCGAAAGACCCGGCACTAGTACATGCTCTTATGAACTTCAACCCGGAACGAGTTTTCAGTCCATTAGTTATGTCGAGGATCAGAAAGAACAATTAGATCCTCAAACTTCGTCAGTAATGGAAATCGAAAATGAAAAATCG gtTGATAACTGTACTGAAGACGAAGAAGAGGGATAcaatactgaaaatgaaaaaaagcaGTTCAAGCAGATTGGTAGTTCAAAATCTATGGCAAAAGGTAGGAAAAAGATATTTAAGAAGAAGTTTCAGCATGATTGGCTTAAGAAACCTGAGTTCAAAGCATGGTTATTAAATGGGAATAAGGATGATAATGCAATTTGTAAGGTGTGCAATGTGGTTATGAAGGCGGGAAAATCAGAGCTTAAAAAGCATGGTGATGGAAAAgctcataaaaaaaatatggaggCGTGGCTACAGAGTAATATTAATCAACCTAGTATTACAACATTCGTTACAGAAAATACAAAGCTGAAAAATACCGAAGCTGCCATTTGTTCTTATATCGTCGAAAACAATCTTCCTATTTCATCAATTGAACCTTTAATTGAATTGATTAAATCTTTACCAGAGAAGGCAATCACATCGCAAATCTCTTTAGCGAAACAAAAAGCCACTAATGTCATTAGGAATGGATTGCGcccattttttaataataaacttattaatGAACTGAACAATCATTTGTTTTCCGTTTATATTGACGAAACAACTGATGTAAGCGTCACAAAGCAACTAGCGATACTAGTCAGCTACTGCCataattttataacaaaagTAGATGTGATCGACGTAGTAGATTGCCCTGACGGGACCGCTGTGGGTTTGTACACACAAATGATTAACAcgctaaaagaaaataatgtacctCTGCAAAACTGGATAGGCTTTTGTTCTGATACAACTGCAGTCATGATGGGACAGCATAACTCTGTGTCTCAACTAATCAAACTAAATTATCCTCAAGTATTCGTGTCAAAATGCTCTTGCCATATGATACATCTGGTGGCAAGTAAGGCATGCACTAAGTTAAGCAACTCTTTAGAAGATTTGTGCCGCAATGTATACAATCATTTTGGGAGGAGTCCTAAAAATTCTGCTGCTTTCAAAGAATTTCAAAGCTTCCATGAAGTCAAACCTCACAAGATTTTGAGAGCTTGTCAAACCAGGTGGTTGTCACTTCAAGCATGCGTGCGAAGAATTTTAGAACAGTGGGAGCCATTGAAGAGTTACTGGAGAATATTAAACTACGAAGATCCAACACATGCAAACTGTCACACTCTCCAAACCTTGGAGAACCCTTTGATAAAGAGCCAAATGCATTTTGTAGACTACGCTCTTGgaatttttaatgattttaattgCATGTTTCAAGCTGATTATCCTAAGTTCTCAGAATTGAAGACTCAAACTGAGGAGTTAATCAAAACATTGGCATTAAATTTCATGAACAGAAATTATGTTAAGCAAATCCCTGCTAACCAAATCAATCCTCATCAGACAGAAGAACATCTTGaattaaaacatatttatttaggtgtagATGCGATCTGTTTATTAACAGAGATCGAAAAGAAAGAAGAGAGTGAAATTCAGAAAATTTTTcagtcagcaaaattgttttataTTGAAGCGATCGTACAAATCAAGAAACGATTTGTATTTGAAGATGTGCACAATGATTCGTCTTTTTTAAACCCGAAAAATGCCATTGATTTGCACCCTACATCATTGTACAAAATCGCGAAAAAATACATTCCATCGCACATTGCTGTAGATTTAACAGAGCTGGACAAGGAATGGAGAAATCAAAGTCTCCTGTCCGATATGGATTGTAATGATTCCATAGATACGGTAAGCTAttggaaaaaaatttttgaaaaaaaaaatgttgacagCAGATGTAAATTCGTTCAACTGCCAATTTTAGTGAACTATTTCATGTCGTTGCCTTTTTCGAATGCTGCTGTTGAACGATTATTTAGTGatctaaaaaatatcaaaacagaTAAACGCAATAGGCTCGATAATGAAACGGTTGCATCAATCCTCTGTGTAAAATCTGGCTTGAAAAGAACGGGAACAACTTCTGTACAACTAATGAAAAATCAGTTAGAAATACCACACCTCAAGTTTGTACAGTCTAATGCAAGTGCAAGCGAATCTAAAAAAATTAGACTTAGcatgaataaaatataa
- the LOC135087290 gene encoding uncharacterized protein LOC135087290 isoform X3 gives MSKLIGRQRFVLPFTPQEPYSRIFDIKKHGGYRMKLHTKKTVFMRYISQFKKYHGPRIRLQNEEKIPLSSSERPGTSTCSYELQPGTSFQSISYVEDQKEQLDPQTSSVMEIENEKSVDNCTEDEEEGYNTENEKKQFKQIGSSKSMAKENTKLKNTEAAICSYIVENNLPISSIEPLIELIKSLPEKAITSQISLAKQKATNVIRNGLRPFFNNKLINELNNHLFSVYIDETTDVSVTKQLAILVSYCHNFITKVDVIDVVDCPDGTAVGLYTQMINTLKENNVPLQNWIGFCSDTTAVMMGQHNSVSQLIKLNYPQVFVSKCSCHMIHLVASKACTKLSNSLEDLCRNVYNHFGRSPKNSAAFKEFQSFHEVKPHKILRACQTRWLSLQACVRRILEQWEPLKSYWRILNYEDPTHANCHTLQTLENPLIKSQMHFVDYALGIFNDFNCMFQADYPKFSELKTQTEELIKTLALNFMNRNYVKQIPANQINPHQTEEHLELKHIYLGVDAICLLTEIEKKEESEIQKIFQSAKLFYIEAIVQIKKRFVFEDVHNDSSFLNPKNAIDLHPTSLYKIAKKYIPSHIAVDLTELDKEWRNQSLLSDMDCNDSIDTVSYWKKIFEKKNVDSRCKFVQLPILVNYFMSLPFSNAAVERLFSDLKNIKTDKRNRLDNETVASILCVKSGLKRTGTTSVQLMKNQLEIPHLKFVQSNASASESKKIRLSMNKI, from the exons atgTCCAAGCTGATTGGTAGGCAAAGATTTGTACTACCATTCACCCCACAGGAGCCTTATTCTCGGATTTTCGATATTAAAAAACATGGCGGATATCgaatgaaactccatacaaaaaaaactgttttcatGCGATATATATCgcaatttaagaaatatcacgGGCCGAGAATTAGGCTCCAG AATGAAGAAAAGATTCCTCTGAGCTCATCCGAAAGACCCGGCACTAGTACATGCTCTTATGAACTTCAACCCGGAACGAGTTTTCAGTCCATTAGTTATGTCGAGGATCAGAAAGAACAATTAGATCCTCAAACTTCGTCAGTAATGGAAATCGAAAATGAAAAATCG gtTGATAACTGTACTGAAGACGAAGAAGAGGGATAcaatactgaaaatgaaaaaaagcaGTTCAAGCAGATTGGTAGTTCAAAATCTATGGCAAAAG AAAATACAAAGCTGAAAAATACCGAAGCTGCCATTTGTTCTTATATCGTCGAAAACAATCTTCCTATTTCATCAATTGAACCTTTAATTGAATTGATTAAATCTTTACCAGAGAAGGCAATCACATCGCAAATCTCTTTAGCGAAACAAAAAGCCACTAATGTCATTAGGAATGGATTGCGcccattttttaataataaacttattaatGAACTGAACAATCATTTGTTTTCCGTTTATATTGACGAAACAACTGATGTAAGCGTCACAAAGCAACTAGCGATACTAGTCAGCTACTGCCataattttataacaaaagTAGATGTGATCGACGTAGTAGATTGCCCTGACGGGACCGCTGTGGGTTTGTACACACAAATGATTAACAcgctaaaagaaaataatgtacctCTGCAAAACTGGATAGGCTTTTGTTCTGATACAACTGCAGTCATGATGGGACAGCATAACTCTGTGTCTCAACTAATCAAACTAAATTATCCTCAAGTATTCGTGTCAAAATGCTCTTGCCATATGATACATCTGGTGGCAAGTAAGGCATGCACTAAGTTAAGCAACTCTTTAGAAGATTTGTGCCGCAATGTATACAATCATTTTGGGAGGAGTCCTAAAAATTCTGCTGCTTTCAAAGAATTTCAAAGCTTCCATGAAGTCAAACCTCACAAGATTTTGAGAGCTTGTCAAACCAGGTGGTTGTCACTTCAAGCATGCGTGCGAAGAATTTTAGAACAGTGGGAGCCATTGAAGAGTTACTGGAGAATATTAAACTACGAAGATCCAACACATGCAAACTGTCACACTCTCCAAACCTTGGAGAACCCTTTGATAAAGAGCCAAATGCATTTTGTAGACTACGCTCTTGgaatttttaatgattttaattgCATGTTTCAAGCTGATTATCCTAAGTTCTCAGAATTGAAGACTCAAACTGAGGAGTTAATCAAAACATTGGCATTAAATTTCATGAACAGAAATTATGTTAAGCAAATCCCTGCTAACCAAATCAATCCTCATCAGACAGAAGAACATCTTGaattaaaacatatttatttaggtgtagATGCGATCTGTTTATTAACAGAGATCGAAAAGAAAGAAGAGAGTGAAATTCAGAAAATTTTTcagtcagcaaaattgttttataTTGAAGCGATCGTACAAATCAAGAAACGATTTGTATTTGAAGATGTGCACAATGATTCGTCTTTTTTAAACCCGAAAAATGCCATTGATTTGCACCCTACATCATTGTACAAAATCGCGAAAAAATACATTCCATCGCACATTGCTGTAGATTTAACAGAGCTGGACAAGGAATGGAGAAATCAAAGTCTCCTGTCCGATATGGATTGTAATGATTCCATAGATACGGTAAGCTAttggaaaaaaatttttgaaaaaaaaaatgttgacagCAGATGTAAATTCGTTCAACTGCCAATTTTAGTGAACTATTTCATGTCGTTGCCTTTTTCGAATGCTGCTGTTGAACGATTATTTAGTGatctaaaaaatatcaaaacagaTAAACGCAATAGGCTCGATAATGAAACGGTTGCATCAATCCTCTGTGTAAAATCTGGCTTGAAAAGAACGGGAACAACTTCTGTACAACTAATGAAAAATCAGTTAGAAATACCACACCTCAAGTTTGTACAGTCTAATGCAAGTGCAAGCGAATCTAAAAAAATTAGACTTAGcatgaataaaatataa